A genomic region of Parambassis ranga chromosome 7, fParRan2.1, whole genome shotgun sequence contains the following coding sequences:
- the tns2a gene encoding tensin-2 isoform X5: protein MERVMERHYDFDLTYITERIISVFFPPKLEEQRYQINLKEVAAMLKSKHQDKFLLLNLSERRHDISRLNPKVHDFGWPDLHAPPLDKICAICKAMETWLTSDPQHVVVLHCKGNKGKTGVIIAAYMHYSKISAGADQALSTLAMRKFCEDKVSSSLQPSQNRYIYYFGGLLSGAIKMNSSPLFLHQVLIPSLPNFQGEGGYYPFLKIYQSMQLVYTSGIYDLQGTGGRRLCVTIEPALLLKGDIMVKCYHRRAQTADRDTVFRLQFHTCTIHGAQLWFGKGELDEACTDERFPSDATVEFVFSSGPERTKGREYYKNDPAVTVDYNTADPVVRWDSYENFNQRYQDSLEDIAHTRGPVDGSLYAQIKKRRGPSSGSLTSTNGSSPGSGLAEDRPDHLIAHCSDSALSAHTLHLNQSSMLTDHQEEPIRPPPPTRQEREELERLLGGIEGNRDGERETAILDDGDSLPSERTATLRLNRSCSCRDGYRSQRCAEPGCDRTLLMPNGYCLDRAPGTNGHHGATPAASPNPAAPPSHMDLCQHYTPHSHQSLPPPDLVWDRQSGPPHYLHRSCSEAPSSRHMCPYPSPDLTPHPHNHPHHHPLSAPGRLCCREDEYPPYHHPPPAHSHHHPHPHHPKPSTSPTYHDIMIMDGLPPPACPCRDCSIRREDSAAYHTLRLERGESFHWDREAELQQRDVGLRRAREADLPRGPELHWERDPGLRRGRELSLHWERDREAELQWEREREAEYWHRRATVASYGPQGHDLPAFAFDPLPSGHPAYPEASRSHAHSHLDLKYSSSSSGYQTPRQVCPCSPYQPSPSESRGYASGYQSESTSPLPPASSMTGPCGHSNGPTEHNHHHHHPDSQQSYSSDSHTDGLRSSGESVGWRDHITHGSFKRVHRDGHAACSTPSDMSGPPTPVHTSSPLRTQESPSPGGREYEIRTTDILGSDCEASQPQDEHYHAKNVTQESPESQSRSTEQPVTPNTQPLTATPSQTEPANHCSAPTDSLPTSPQQQHCRPDTTTPSNQAPSSPVHASPAPDTQTGSLTLQNISPSEGNALPSAVPQSQTQAQVSPGVTHPTSTQVNGSSPTREHHPEAPKPTNTSSAPVSSSPQPASNSMEGSPVSDTPVPGFATLGRRLMLSGSDQHHPNHMQQYGPPHHHYPAMEHSTALDTNRRNCYSAHTPQFHPASYSNYSTISIPLPHPQPPLPEKRHPPAQSGGDGVRPSVGHVPPSTTGTTQHQHHVTFSPTVGEIAPPAGQNDVEAEAAHRVSVKFVQDSSRFWYKPGISREQAIAALKEREPGTFLIRDSNSFQGAYGLALKVATPPPNVNNHSSKVSDPLEQLVRHFLIETGPRGVKIKGCQNEPYFGSLSALVYQHSITPISLPCALKIPERDLIGEVQEVQPVSNISTAADLLKQGAACNVLYLNSVETESLTGPQAIAKATDATLGRSPRPAATVVQFKVTSQGITLTDSQRRVFFRRHYPVNSVTFSSVDPKDRRWTNSDKTTVKVFGFVAKKPGSLAENVCHLFAELDPEQPASAIVNFINKVMLSQRR, encoded by the exons ATGGAGCGAGTGATGGAGCGCCACTACGACTTCGACCTGACCTACATCACCGAGAGGATCATCTCCGTCTTCTTCCCTCCGAAGCTAGAAGAGCAGCGATACCAGATCAACCTGAAGGAGGTGGCTGCCATGCTCAAGTCCAAGCACCAGGACAAGTTTCTG ctcctgAATCTCTCTGAAAGGCGCCACGATATCAGCCGGCTAAATCCAAAG GTTCATGACTTTGGCTGGCCTGACCTCCATGCCCCTCCACTGGATAAGATCTGCGCCATATGTAAGGCCATGGAGACGTGGCTGACCTCAGACCCCCAGCACGTGGTGGTCCTGCACTGCAAG GGCAACAAAGGTAAAACTGGCGTGATTATTGCGGCCTACATGCACTACAGCAAGATCTCGgcagg gGCGGACCAGGCTCTCAGTACTCTCGCCATGAGGAAGTTCTGTGAAGATAAGGTGTCCTCTTCCCTTCAGCCATCCCAAAACAG GTATATCTATTATTTTGGAGGCCTTCTTTCCGGGGCCATCAAGATGAACAGCAgccctctcttcctccaccaGGTCCTCATACCTTCACTGCCAAACTTCCAGGGCGAAGGAG GTTACTACCCTTTCCTGAAGATCTACCAGTCCATGCAGCTGGTCTACACTTCAGGCATATA TGACCTTCAAGGCACTGGAGGCAGGCGTCTGTGTGTGACCATCGAACCAGCACTGTTGCTAAAGGGTGACATCATG GTCAAATGCTACCACAGGCGAGCCCAGACTGCTGACAGAGACACCGTGTTCAGGCTGCAGTTCCACACCTGCACCATCCATGGGGCCCAGCTCTGGTTTGGCAAAGGGGAGCTGGATGAAGCTTGTACTG ATGAGCGTTTTCCATCTGATGCTACGGTGGAGTTTGTCTTCTCATCTGGACCTGAGAGAACCAAAG GCCGTGAATACTATAAGAATGACCCGGCTGTCACAGTTGACTACAACACTGCTGACCCTGTTGTTCGCTGGGATTCCTATGAGAACTTCAACCAGCGATACCAGGACAGCCTGGAGG ATATTGCCCACACCAGAGGTCCTGTGGATGGCAGCCTGTATGCTCAGATAAAGAAGCGCAGAGGCCCCAGCTCTGGTTCTCTCACGTCCACTAATGGCAGCAGCCCAGGGTCAGGCCTTGCAGAAGATAGACCCGATCATCTCATCGCCCATTGTTCTGACTCTGCCCTCTCAGCCCACACCCTCCATCTGAACCAATCATCTATGCTTACTGACCACCAGGAAGAGCCCATTCgtccaccacctccaaccagaCAGGAAAGGGAGGAGCTTGAGCGTCTTCTTGGAGGCATTGAGGGGAACCGAGATGGAGAGCGAGAAACTGCCATCTTGGATGATGGAGATTCTTTGCCCTCTGAGAGAACAGCCACACTGAGGCTCAACCGGTCGTGCTCCTGCCGAGATGGTTACCGGTCACAGCGCTGTGCCGAGCCAGGCTGTGACCGCACGCTCCTAATGCCTAATGGTTACTGCCTCGACCGAGCTCCTGGCACCAATGGGCACCACGGGGCGACCCCTGCTGCTAGTCCCAACCCAGCTGCTCCTCCGTCACACATGGATCTGTGCCAGCACTACACTCCACATTCCCACCAGTCCCTCCCACCTCCAGATCTGGTGTGGGACCGTCAGAGTGGCCCTCCTCACTACCTACACCGCTCCTGCTCAGAGGCTCCCTCATCTCGACATATGTGTCCGTATCCATCACCCGATCTGACCCCTCACCCTCACAACCACCCACATCACCACCCCCTGTCTGCCCCGGGTCGCCTCTGCTGTCGCGAAGATGAATACCCACCTTACCATCACCCTCCTCCAGCTCACAGCCACCACCATCCCCACCCACACCACCCCAAACCCTCCACCAGCCCCACCTACCACGATATAATGATAATGGATGGTCTGCCGCCCCCTGCGTGTCCTTGCAGGGACTGCAGCATCAGGAGAGAAGACTCGGCAGCCTATCACACTCTGAGATTGGAACGTGGCGAGAGCTTTCACTGGGACAGAGAGGCGGAGCTACAACAGAGGGATGTGGGGCTCAGAAGAGCCAGGGAGGCAGATTTACCCAGAGGGCCGGAGCTCCACTGGGAGAGGGATCCTGGGCTGAGACGAGGCAGGGAGCTGTCCCTCCACTGGGAGCGAGACAGGGAGGCTGAGCTGCagtgggagagggagagagaggctgaatATTGGCACCGGAGAGCCACCGTAGCTTCCTACGGCCCACAGGGGCACGATCTTCCCGCCTTCGCCTTTGATCCTTTACCATCCGGTCACCCAGCTTACCCAGAGGCATCAAGATCCCATGCTCATTCGCACCTGGATCTgaagtacagcagcagcagcagcggttaCCAAACGCCACGTCAGGTGTGCCCCTGCTCACCATACCAGCCCTCGCCGTCTGAGAGCAGGGGCTACGCTTCAGGCTACCAGTCTGAGTCCACCTCACCACtgcctcctgcttcctccatgACGGGGCCCTGCGGCCATAGCAACGGGCCAACAGAGCAcaaccaccatcatcaccatccagACTCACAGCAGTCATACAGCTCTGACTCACACACTG ATGGCCTTCGTAGCTCTGGTGAGAGTGTGGGCTGGAGGGATCACATTACTCATGGCTCCTTTAAGAGGGTCCACAGAGACGGTCATGCTGCATGCTCCACGCCGTCTGACATGTCTGGACCGCCCACTCCTGTCCACACCAGCAGCCCTCTACGCACACAGGAAAG CCCCAGTCCAGGAGGCAGAGAGTATGAAATCCGGACCACAGACATCCTCGGCAGTGACTGTGAGGCTTCCCAGCCTCAGGACGAACATTATCATGCTAAAAATGTCACCCAAGAATCTCCAGAAAGCCAAAGTAGGAGCACCGAGCAGCCGGTCACTCCAAACACCCAGCCACTAACAGCCACACCTTCACAAACAGAACCTGCCAACCACTGCTCTGCCCCCACAGACTCGCTCCCCACCTCTCCCCAACAGCAGCACTGTAGACCAGATACAACAACACCATCAAACCAGGCTCCTTCTTCCCCTGTCCATGCTTCACCTGCACCAGATACACAAACAGGCTCTCTCACTCTCCAGAACATCAGTCCTTCAGAGGGCAATGCTCTGCCTTCTGCTGTGCCTCAGAGCCAGACCCAAGCTCAAGTCTCACCAGGTGTCACTCATCCTACTTCAACACAAGTCAACGGGTCTTCGCCAACCAGGGAGCATCACCCAGAGGCCCCCAAACCCACCAACACCTCATCTGCTCCTGTGTCATCCTCCCCACAGCCTGCATCTAACAGCATGGAGGGCTCCCCTGTCTCTGACACCCCAGTTCCTGGCTTTGCCACCCTTGGTAGGAGGTTGATGCTGAGTGGGTCAGACCAGCACCACCCAAATCACATGCAGCAATATGGACCTCCCCATCACCACTACCCAGCCATGGAGCACAGCACTGCTCTTGATACTAACAGGAGGAACTGCTACTCTGCTCACACCCCACAGTTCCACCCAGCCTCCTACTCCAACTACTCCACCATCTCCATCCCGCTTCCACACCCGCAGCCGCCTCTGCCAGAGAAACGTCATCCACCTGCCCAGTCAGGTGGCGACGGAGTGAGACCATCTGTGGGCCATGTCCCTCCCTCAACCACCGGCACCACCCAGCATCAGCACCACGTCACATTCTCTCCCACTGTGGGGGAAATTGCACCCCCTGCTGGGCAAAATGATGTAGAGGCTGAGGCAGCGCACAGGGTTAGTGTGAAGTTTGTCCAGGACAGCTCGAGGTTCTGGTACAAACCTGGTATCTCTAGAGAGCAAG CAATCGCAGCGCTGAAGGAGAGAgaaccaggaaccttcctgATCAGAGACAGTAACTCTTTCCAGGGGGCGTATGGGCTCGCCCTGAAGGTGGCTACACCTCCTCCTAATGTcaacaaccacagcagcaaaG TGAGCGACCCTCTGGAACAGCTTGTCAGGCATTTCCTAATAGAAACAGGCCCTCGAGGAGTCAAGATTAAAGGGTGTCAGAATGAGCCTTACTTTG GGAGTCTGTCTGCATTAGTCTACCAGCACTCCATCACTCCAATCTCTTTACCCTGTGCTCTTAAAATCCCAGAGAGAG ATCTGATAGGAGAGGTGCAGGAGGTTCAACCAGTCAGCAACATCAGCACAGCTGCAGACCTGCTGAAGCAGGGAGCAG